Proteins encoded together in one Neobacillus sp. FSL H8-0543 window:
- the pth gene encoding aminoacyl-tRNA hydrolase produces the protein MKLIVGLGNPGKQFEQTRHNVGFKVIDELSSRLNTPLNQSKFKGMYGIGVHKGDKVVLLKPLTYMNLSGESIRAIIDYYQINLEDIVVIYDDLDLPVGKIRLRQKGSAGGHNGIKSTVAHLGTQEFNRIRIGIDRPINGMKVPDYVLGSFYDDEQELIKEAILKSSDACEAWLEKPFIQVMNEFNQ, from the coding sequence ATGAAGTTAATCGTAGGTTTAGGAAACCCGGGGAAGCAATTTGAGCAAACAAGACATAATGTTGGATTTAAGGTAATTGATGAGCTATCAAGTCGGTTAAACACACCTCTGAATCAATCTAAATTTAAAGGAATGTATGGAATTGGTGTTCATAAAGGTGATAAAGTAGTATTATTAAAACCACTTACGTATATGAACTTGTCGGGTGAGTCGATTCGGGCAATAATTGATTATTATCAAATTAACCTAGAGGACATAGTGGTTATTTACGATGACCTTGATTTACCAGTTGGTAAAATTCGGCTTCGCCAAAAGGGGAGTGCTGGTGGTCATAATGGCATTAAATCAACCGTTGCTCATTTGGGTACGCAGGAGTTTAACCGAATTCGCATCGGGATTGACCGGCCGATAAATGGTATGAAGGTTCCCGATTACGTCCTAGGCAGTTTTTATGATGACGAGCAGGAATTGATTAAGGAAGCTATCCTAAAGAGTTCAGATGCATGTGAGGCATGGTTAGAAAAGCCTTTTATACAAGTAATGAATGAATTTAATCAGTAA
- the mfd gene encoding transcription-repair coupling factor, whose product MNGLKSLFLQQEDIHSIISGVNEGLKEQLIAGLSGSSRTVLIASVYEQMKRPILLVTHNLLQAQKLYDDIVNLLSEQEVFLFPTNELIAAEMSVASPELRAQRIEALNHWSKHDHGIVIVPIAGLRKVIPPKSVWRRHQLLFQLGDDLDVPELLSAFVHMGYVRAEMVSTPGEFSIRGGIIDIYPLTESDPIRIELFDTEIDSIRYFSLEDQRSKAKIAEVSIGPATEVILEPEDYSRLIGKLEDGLAKSLNKLKDDKAKMQLSQNSGYELEQLKNRQKPDQVFKYLSLAYDVPASLLDYLPRHGLVFIDEISRVQEMNDSLVKEEAEWYTALLSEGKIIHDLMISHDLPGLLQKGNFPILYMSLFLRHVANTSPQNIINVSCKQMQNFHGQMHLLKAEVDRWIKGNFSVLFLGQDDERVNKLERVLEDYDIDATVHREGQQLYPGKVQIMNGNLHTGFELSIQKIAVITEEELFNKRTKKPKNRQKLSNAERIKSYSELKIGDYVVHVNHGIGKYLGIETLMINGIHKDYLHIRYHGSDKLYVPVEQIDLVQKYVGSEGKEPKIYKLGGSDWKKVKKKVQATVQDIADDLIKLYAEREAAVGYAFAPDGDMQREFETAFAYQETEDQLRSIHEIKKDMEKPRPMDRLLCGDVGYGKTEVAIRAAFKAIADGKQAAILVPTTILAQQHYETIRERFQDYPINIGLLSRFRSKKQQTETIKGLKAGTVDIAIGTHRLLSKDVIYRDLGLLIIDEEQRFGVTHKEKIKRLKTNIDVLTLTATPIPRTLHMSMLGVRDLSVIETPPENRFPIQTYVMEYNGALVREAIERELVRDGQVYFLYNRVEDIERKAEEISMLVPDARVTFAHGQMSENELESVMLNFLSGEFDVLVSTTIIETGVDIPNVNTLIVYDADKMGLSQLYQLRGRVGRSNRIAYAFFTHRKDKVLTEVAEKRLQAIKEFTELGSGFKIAMRDLSIRGAGNLLGAQQHGFIDSVGFDLYSQMLKEAVEERKVDLKAEVKSTVEIDLAIDAYIPDSYIKDGHLKIEMYKRFRGATTLEDIEELQEEMLDRFGEYPEEVAFLFQIAEMKVYALLAGVEQIKQIKQEVTILISERASGSIDGQKVFALSNKYSKMLGLGMEGQKLKMVIQTKETETAHWLNVAYEMIKGIQSAKRGQENPV is encoded by the coding sequence TTGAATGGTTTAAAATCACTTTTTCTGCAGCAAGAGGATATTCATTCCATCATTTCAGGTGTGAATGAAGGTTTGAAGGAACAACTCATTGCAGGCTTGTCAGGCTCATCGAGAACGGTACTGATTGCTTCTGTATATGAGCAAATGAAAAGACCGATTCTGTTAGTTACACATAATCTATTACAAGCACAGAAACTGTACGATGATATTGTCAATCTATTAAGTGAACAGGAAGTATTCCTTTTTCCGACAAATGAGTTAATTGCTGCGGAAATGAGTGTCGCAAGTCCGGAGTTAAGAGCCCAACGAATTGAAGCACTAAATCATTGGAGCAAGCATGATCATGGGATTGTGATTGTTCCTATTGCTGGTTTAAGAAAGGTAATTCCCCCGAAATCAGTGTGGAGGCGTCACCAGCTTTTGTTTCAATTAGGAGATGATTTGGACGTCCCTGAGCTTTTGTCGGCATTTGTCCATATGGGTTATGTTCGTGCGGAAATGGTTTCGACGCCTGGGGAGTTTAGTATTCGCGGCGGAATTATCGATATTTATCCGCTTACTGAATCTGATCCGATAAGAATTGAATTATTTGATACAGAGATAGATTCGATTCGCTATTTCTCTCTCGAGGACCAGCGCTCGAAGGCGAAAATAGCAGAAGTATCGATTGGTCCGGCAACAGAGGTTATATTAGAACCCGAGGACTATAGCCGTTTAATTGGTAAGCTGGAGGATGGACTCGCGAAAAGCTTAAACAAGTTAAAAGATGACAAAGCCAAAATGCAGCTCTCACAAAATAGCGGTTATGAATTAGAACAGCTGAAAAACAGACAAAAACCCGATCAAGTGTTTAAATATCTTTCACTTGCCTATGATGTTCCCGCTAGTTTACTAGACTACCTTCCCCGTCATGGATTGGTTTTTATCGATGAAATCAGTCGGGTTCAAGAAATGAATGACTCACTGGTTAAGGAAGAAGCAGAATGGTATACAGCTCTGCTTAGTGAAGGGAAAATCATCCATGATTTAATGATATCGCATGATTTACCAGGTTTACTGCAAAAAGGGAATTTCCCAATCCTGTATATGTCACTTTTTCTGCGTCATGTGGCAAATACCAGCCCGCAAAATATCATTAATGTTTCCTGTAAACAGATGCAAAACTTCCATGGGCAGATGCATTTGTTAAAAGCGGAGGTAGACAGATGGATAAAAGGGAATTTTTCTGTCCTGTTTTTAGGTCAGGATGATGAGCGTGTAAACAAGCTAGAGCGTGTATTAGAGGATTACGATATTGATGCAACCGTGCATAGAGAGGGTCAGCAGCTTTACCCTGGTAAGGTTCAGATTATGAATGGGAACCTGCATACAGGCTTTGAGCTCTCTATCCAAAAAATTGCAGTAATCACAGAGGAAGAACTCTTTAATAAACGGACAAAAAAACCGAAAAATCGTCAAAAGCTATCCAATGCAGAAAGAATAAAAAGCTATTCAGAGCTCAAAATCGGCGATTATGTTGTCCATGTTAATCATGGAATCGGAAAATATTTAGGGATTGAAACGCTTATGATTAACGGAATTCATAAGGATTATCTACATATTCGTTATCACGGATCAGATAAGCTTTATGTCCCTGTAGAGCAAATTGATCTTGTCCAAAAGTATGTTGGGTCAGAGGGAAAAGAGCCGAAGATATATAAACTGGGCGGCAGCGATTGGAAAAAGGTGAAAAAGAAGGTTCAAGCCACTGTTCAAGACATTGCTGACGATTTAATTAAGCTCTATGCAGAACGTGAAGCGGCTGTTGGTTATGCCTTTGCACCAGATGGAGATATGCAAAGAGAATTTGAAACGGCCTTTGCTTATCAAGAAACGGAAGACCAGCTCCGTTCTATCCACGAGATTAAAAAGGATATGGAAAAGCCAAGACCGATGGATCGCTTACTTTGTGGGGATGTTGGTTATGGGAAAACGGAGGTTGCGATTCGTGCTGCCTTTAAGGCAATTGCCGATGGAAAGCAAGCTGCTATTCTAGTGCCGACTACGATTTTAGCACAGCAGCATTATGAAACAATCCGCGAGAGATTTCAAGATTATCCAATTAACATTGGTCTGTTAAGCCGTTTTCGTTCAAAAAAGCAACAAACGGAAACCATTAAGGGGCTTAAAGCAGGTACAGTTGATATTGCAATCGGAACACACCGATTACTTTCTAAAGATGTCATCTATCGTGATCTTGGGTTGTTAATTATTGATGAAGAACAAAGGTTCGGGGTTACCCATAAAGAGAAGATAAAGCGGTTAAAGACAAATATAGATGTTTTAACATTAACGGCTACGCCGATACCTAGGACACTTCATATGTCGATGCTGGGTGTACGTGATTTATCTGTTATTGAAACACCACCTGAGAATCGCTTTCCGATTCAAACCTATGTGATGGAATACAATGGGGCACTTGTCAGGGAGGCAATTGAGAGAGAATTAGTACGTGACGGACAAGTCTACTTTTTGTATAACAGAGTAGAAGATATCGAACGTAAAGCAGAGGAAATTTCAATGTTAGTCCCTGATGCAAGGGTGACATTTGCCCATGGACAAATGTCAGAAAACGAGTTGGAATCTGTTATGCTAAACTTTCTTTCTGGTGAATTCGATGTCTTGGTGAGCACAACCATCATTGAAACGGGAGTGGATATCCCGAATGTAAATACATTAATTGTCTATGATGCCGATAAAATGGGACTTTCACAGCTTTATCAGCTTCGTGGGCGAGTTGGAAGGTCCAATCGTATTGCGTATGCATTTTTCACGCACCGAAAGGATAAGGTATTAACGGAAGTGGCGGAAAAACGCCTGCAGGCCATCAAGGAGTTTACAGAGTTAGGATCAGGTTTTAAGATTGCCATGCGTGATTTATCCATAAGGGGTGCAGGTAATTTACTTGGTGCACAGCAACATGGATTTATTGATTCTGTGGGCTTTGATTTATATTCGCAGATGTTAAAAGAAGCAGTTGAAGAGAGAAAGGTTGATTTGAAAGCAGAAGTAAAGTCTACTGTTGAAATTGACCTTGCAATCGATGCTTATATTCCTGATTCATATATTAAGGACGGCCATCTAAAAATTGAAATGTATAAACGATTTAGGGGAGCAACGACACTGGAGGATATCGAAGAGCTTCAAGAAGAAATGTTAGACCGCTTCGGTGAATACCCTGAGGAAGTGGCATTCCTTTTCCAGATTGCTGAAATGAAAGTGTATGCGCTTCTTGCAGGGGTAGAGCAAATTAAACAAATAAAACAGGAAGTAACTATTTTAATTAGTGAACGAGCAAGCGGCAGTATTGATGGACAAAAGGTCTTCGCCTTAAGCAATAAATATTCAAAAATGCTCGGCCTTGGTATGGAAGGCCAAAAACTAAAAATGGTAATACAGACAAAAGAAACAGAAACGGCACACTGGCTTAACGTTGCCTACGAAATGATTAAAGGAATACAGTCTGCAAAAAGAGGC
- a CDS encoding 50S ribosomal protein L25/general stress protein Ctc, which produces MSTVLQAKERNEFRHSALKKIRETGNIPAIIYGAQVENKSVVVNSIDLIKTIRDVGRNGIISMDVNGAKQDVVLTDYQEDAIKREIIHADFLAVNKSSKINVSVRLVLAGDAAGVKDGGVLQQPLHELSITSTPSEIPQQIEVDITNLQVGETLAISDILYQGSFTINHEEDEVIASILPPKQEEEINSGEQQEPGHPDNEEGRETKPIGE; this is translated from the coding sequence ATGAGTACTGTTTTACAAGCAAAGGAGCGGAATGAATTCCGTCATTCAGCATTAAAGAAAATAAGAGAAACAGGTAATATTCCCGCAATTATATATGGGGCACAGGTGGAAAATAAATCAGTGGTTGTCAATTCGATTGATTTAATAAAAACCATCCGTGATGTAGGCAGAAACGGAATCATTTCTATGGATGTTAATGGTGCTAAACAAGATGTTGTTTTAACAGATTATCAAGAGGATGCTATCAAAAGAGAAATTATCCATGCAGATTTTCTAGCTGTTAATAAATCATCAAAGATCAACGTTTCCGTTAGACTAGTTCTTGCGGGTGATGCAGCCGGTGTGAAGGATGGCGGTGTCCTCCAGCAGCCTCTTCATGAACTTTCAATTACTTCTACTCCTAGTGAGATACCACAGCAGATTGAGGTGGATATTACAAACTTACAGGTAGGAGAAACGTTGGCCATTTCAGATATTCTTTATCAAGGTTCATTTACAATCAACCATGAAGAAGATGAAGTGATTGCTTCCATCCTTCCGCCGAAGCAAGAAGAAGAAATAAATTCTGGTGAACAACAAGAACCAGGTCACCCGGATAATGAAGAGGGAAGAGAAACAAAGCCTATTGGTGAGTAA
- the spoVG gene encoding septation regulator SpoVG, with protein MEVTDVRLRRVNTDGRMRAIASITLDNEFVVHDIRVIDGNNGLFVAMPSKRTPDGEFRDIAHPINSGTRGKIQEAVLAEYHRLGELEVEFEEAGAS; from the coding sequence ATGGAAGTAACAGACGTAAGATTACGCCGCGTTAACACGGATGGACGTATGAGAGCCATCGCATCAATCACTTTGGATAATGAATTTGTCGTTCATGACATCCGGGTTATTGACGGAAATAATGGTTTATTTGTTGCAATGCCAAGTAAACGTACTCCTGATGGAGAATTTCGTGATATTGCGCATCCAATCAATTCGGGAACACGCGGTAAAATCCAAGAGGCTGTATTGGCGGAATACCACCGCTTAGGTGAATTGGAAGTAGAATTTGAAGAAGCAGGAGCTTCCTAA
- a CDS encoding anti-sigma-F factor Fin family protein — protein sequence MAIHYHCHHCNTNLGSIEQSSIHSETLGLHKLTDQERQEMITYDSAGDIRITAICEDCQEALERNPDYHQYDYLIH from the coding sequence ATGGCCATCCATTATCATTGTCATCATTGCAACACGAATTTAGGTTCAATTGAACAGTCGTCGATACACAGCGAAACACTCGGCCTTCATAAATTAACGGATCAAGAGAGACAAGAAATGATTACGTATGATTCTGCTGGAGATATTCGCATTACGGCTATATGTGAAGACTGTCAGGAGGCTTTAGAAAGAAATCCTGATTATCATCAATACGATTACCTTATTCATTAA
- a CDS encoding ribose-phosphate diphosphokinase: MSNQYLDPNLKVFSLNSNLPLAQEIAKVIGVELGKTSVTRFSDGEIQINIEESIRGCDVYVIQSTSSPVNENIMEVLIMIDALKRASAKTINIVMPYYGYARQDRKARAREPITAKLVANLLETAGATRVICLDLHAPQIQGFFEIPTDHLMGVPILSEYFNNKELNGDIVVVSPDHGGVTRARKMAERLKAPIAIIDKRRPRPNVAEVMNIVGNIEGKIAILIDDIIDTAGTITLAANALVENGASEVYACCTHPVLSGPAIERIENSKIKELVVTNSIHLSEEKSSKKIVHLSVAPLLGEAIIRVHEEQSVSTLFD, encoded by the coding sequence ATGTCAAATCAGTACTTAGATCCTAATTTAAAAGTATTCAGTCTAAACTCAAATTTACCGCTGGCACAAGAGATTGCAAAGGTAATTGGAGTGGAATTAGGAAAGACATCTGTCACTCGATTTAGTGACGGAGAAATTCAAATAAATATCGAAGAAAGTATTCGCGGCTGTGATGTATATGTCATTCAATCAACTAGTTCGCCTGTAAACGAGAATATCATGGAAGTATTAATCATGATTGATGCTTTAAAGAGAGCATCAGCAAAAACGATTAATATTGTTATGCCATATTATGGTTATGCCCGTCAGGATCGCAAGGCACGTGCACGTGAGCCAATTACGGCGAAATTAGTAGCAAACCTCCTTGAAACTGCTGGTGCAACACGTGTCATCTGTTTAGACTTGCATGCACCTCAAATTCAAGGTTTCTTTGAAATCCCAACAGATCATTTAATGGGAGTGCCAATTTTGTCAGAGTACTTTAATAATAAAGAGTTAAATGGTGACATCGTCGTTGTTTCTCCAGATCATGGGGGGGTAACAAGAGCGAGGAAAATGGCTGAGCGCCTAAAAGCACCGATTGCAATTATAGATAAACGCCGTCCAAGACCAAATGTTGCAGAAGTAATGAACATTGTTGGTAACATTGAAGGGAAAATTGCGATATTAATCGATGACATCATTGATACCGCTGGGACAATCACGCTTGCTGCGAACGCATTGGTTGAAAATGGGGCGTCTGAAGTCTATGCTTGCTGTACACATCCTGTATTATCAGGACCAGCAATTGAAAGAATCGAAAACTCAAAAATTAAAGAATTAGTTGTGACGAATTCCATTCACCTTTCTGAAGAGAAGAGCTCAAAAAAGATTGTGCATCTATCAGTCGCACCGTTACTTGGTGAAGCGATTATCCGTGTTCACGAAGAGCAATCTGTCAGCACATTATTTGATTAA
- the glmU gene encoding bifunctional UDP-N-acetylglucosamine diphosphorylase/glucosamine-1-phosphate N-acetyltransferase GlmU, giving the protein MSNRFAVILAAGQGTRMKSKLYKVLHPVCGKPMVQHVVDQITKLNIQEMVTVIGHGAEKVKSQLGDESHYVLQEEQLGTAHAVMQAQTILAGKEGVTIVVCGDTPLITAETMESLFVHHQKLSAKATILTARIEDPTGYGRIIRDEEGIVEKIVEHKDATEAERTVDEINTGTYCFDNAALFEALKNVSNENVQGEYYLPDVIEILKKQGEVVTAYQTNEFEETLGVNDRVALAEAERIMRARTNQFHMRNGVTIIDPANTYIDTDVVIGQDTIILPGTMLKGKTVIGTSSQIGPNTEIDTCEIGDETVIRQSVAHNSFIGNHVNIGPFAHIRPESTISDEVKIGNFVEIKKAAFGKGSKASHLSYIGDAEVGSNVNIGCGSITVNYDGKNKYLTKIEDDVFIGCNSNLVAPVTVGKGAYVAAGSTITKNVPGKALSIARAQQVNKENYVDKLNKKK; this is encoded by the coding sequence ATGTCTAATCGTTTCGCTGTGATTTTGGCCGCTGGGCAAGGAACGCGGATGAAGTCGAAGCTTTATAAAGTGCTGCACCCTGTATGCGGAAAACCAATGGTACAACATGTTGTGGATCAAATAACAAAGCTTAATATACAAGAAATGGTAACAGTTATCGGCCATGGTGCTGAAAAGGTAAAATCCCAACTAGGGGACGAAAGCCATTACGTACTCCAAGAAGAGCAGCTAGGGACTGCACATGCTGTGATGCAGGCGCAAACTATACTTGCTGGGAAAGAAGGCGTAACCATTGTTGTTTGTGGTGATACCCCTCTAATTACAGCAGAGACTATGGAGTCACTATTCGTCCATCATCAGAAATTATCTGCAAAAGCTACTATCCTTACTGCAAGGATAGAGGACCCAACGGGATATGGCCGAATTATTCGGGATGAAGAAGGTATTGTTGAAAAAATTGTTGAACATAAAGATGCAACAGAAGCAGAACGTACGGTGGATGAAATTAATACTGGTACCTATTGCTTTGATAATGCTGCATTGTTTGAGGCATTAAAGAACGTCTCTAATGAAAATGTACAAGGTGAATACTACTTGCCGGATGTAATTGAAATACTAAAAAAACAAGGTGAAGTGGTTACAGCATACCAAACGAATGAGTTTGAAGAGACATTAGGTGTAAATGATCGTGTTGCTTTAGCAGAAGCAGAGAGAATTATGCGTGCTCGAACAAATCAATTCCATATGAGAAATGGTGTGACGATCATTGATCCTGCCAACACCTATATTGACACAGATGTTGTTATTGGGCAGGATACTATAATCCTCCCAGGTACAATGTTAAAAGGGAAAACGGTAATTGGAACAAGCAGTCAAATTGGGCCAAATACAGAAATTGACACGTGTGAGATTGGTGATGAAACAGTCATCCGCCAATCAGTAGCCCATAATAGTTTTATTGGTAATCACGTGAATATTGGACCATTTGCACATATTCGACCGGAATCAACAATCAGCGATGAAGTGAAAATCGGGAATTTTGTTGAGATAAAAAAGGCTGCTTTTGGAAAAGGCAGTAAAGCATCGCATCTAAGTTATATTGGCGATGCTGAAGTAGGCAGTAATGTAAATATTGGCTGTGGATCGATTACTGTTAATTATGACGGTAAAAACAAATACTTAACAAAAATTGAAGATGATGTCTTTATTGGTTGTAATTCTAATCTTGTTGCTCCTGTTACAGTAGGAAAAGGTGCGTATGTGGCAGCAGGGTCTACAATCACAAAAAATGTCCCAGGCAAGGCTTTGTCCATTGCACGTGCTCAGCAGGTAAATAAGGAAAATTACGTTGATAAGCTCAATAAAAAAAAATAA
- a CDS encoding RidA family protein, translating into MKVVFTDKAPAAIGPYSQGIIVNNLFYSSGQIPLTAEGSLAEGDIKAQTHQVFTNLKAVLAAAGASLETVVKTTVFIKNMDEFSAINEVYGEYFSAHKPARSCVEVARLPKDVLIEIEVVALVK; encoded by the coding sequence ATGAAAGTGGTATTTACAGATAAAGCACCAGCAGCAATTGGACCCTACTCACAAGGTATTATTGTAAATAATCTCTTCTACAGCTCTGGGCAAATCCCATTAACAGCTGAGGGAAGCCTTGCAGAAGGTGACATTAAAGCCCAGACGCATCAGGTGTTTACTAATCTTAAAGCTGTCTTGGCGGCGGCGGGAGCCTCGTTAGAAACTGTTGTAAAAACAACGGTATTTATTAAAAATATGGATGAGTTTTCCGCGATCAATGAAGTGTATGGCGAATATTTTTCCGCACATAAGCCCGCTAGGTCTTGTGTAGAAGTGGCACGTTTGCCAAAAGATGTACTCATTGAAATTGAGGTAGTAGCACTCGTCAAATAA